From one bacterium genomic stretch:
- the sucD gene encoding succinate--CoA ligase subunit alpha has protein sequence MAVLVGRQTRLLVQGITGYQGAFHAKQSLDAGTAVVAGVTPGKGGTRVHDVPVFDTVEEAARETGANACVIFVPARFAREAALEAIAAHLDPVVMITEGMPVHDAIEAVAYARRQGVRLLGPNGPGVTTAGQCRVGIMPWHLFTPGPVGVVSRSGTLTYEVVAGLTRAGLGQSTAVGLGGDPVVGTSFVEALEWFGADPDTKAVVLIGEIGGSAEEDAARYIARSLKKPVVSYIAGRTAPPGKRMGHAGAVISGTEGTAEHKVAALEAAGVAVAPLVSQVPALVRTRL, from the coding sequence ATGGCGGTCCTCGTCGGCCGGCAGACCCGGCTGCTCGTCCAGGGGATCACCGGCTACCAGGGGGCGTTCCACGCCAAGCAGAGCCTCGACGCCGGCACGGCCGTCGTCGCCGGCGTCACGCCCGGCAAGGGCGGGACGCGGGTCCACGACGTTCCGGTGTTCGATACGGTGGAAGAGGCGGCGCGCGAGACCGGCGCCAACGCCTGCGTGATCTTCGTGCCTGCGCGGTTCGCGCGCGAGGCGGCCCTGGAGGCAATCGCGGCGCATCTCGACCCGGTCGTCATGATCACAGAAGGCATGCCGGTGCACGATGCCATCGAAGCCGTCGCCTACGCCCGCCGGCAGGGCGTGCGCCTGCTCGGGCCCAACGGGCCCGGCGTCACGACCGCCGGCCAGTGCCGCGTCGGCATCATGCCGTGGCATCTGTTTACGCCGGGACCGGTCGGCGTCGTTTCGCGCAGCGGCACGTTGACCTACGAGGTCGTGGCCGGGCTGACCCGCGCCGGGCTCGGACAGTCCACGGCCGTCGGGCTCGGCGGCGATCCGGTCGTGGGCACGTCGTTCGTCGAGGCGCTGGAGTGGTTCGGCGCCGACCCCGACACCAAGGCCGTCGTCCTGATCGGAGAGATCGGCGGCAGCGCCGAGGAGGACGCGGCGCGCTACATCGCGCGGTCGCTCAAGAAGCCGGTGGTCTCGTACATCGCCGGCCGCACCGCCCCGCCCGGGAAACGCATGGGACACGCGGGCGCCGTGATCTCCGGCACGGAGGGGACCGCGGAGCACAAGGTCGCGGCGCTCGAAGCCGCGGGTGTCGCCGTGGCGCCGCTCGTGAGCCAGGTTCCCGCGCTGGTGCGCACCCGGCTCTAG
- a CDS encoding phage holin family protein, translated as MAFLIRWLINAVALYLTTLVVPGVRVTSFGGAVLAALVLGVVNAVLRPVILLLTLPLNILTLGLFTFVVNAFMLYLVAVATHQLVLQSALAAFVGAIVLSVISFVLSHLVADA; from the coding sequence ATGGCATTTCTAATCCGCTGGCTGATCAACGCCGTGGCGCTGTATCTGACGACGCTGGTCGTGCCCGGCGTCCGGGTCACCAGCTTCGGCGGGGCCGTGCTGGCGGCGCTGGTGCTCGGCGTCGTCAACGCGGTGCTGCGGCCGGTGATCCTGCTGTTGACCCTGCCGCTCAACATCCTGACGCTCGGCCTGTTCACGTTCGTCGTCAACGCCTTCATGCTCTACCTCGTCGCGGTCGCGACCCACCAGCTCGTGCTGCAGAGCGCGCTCGCGGCGTTTGTCGGCGCCATCGTCCTGAGCGTCATCAGCTTCGTCCTGTCCCACCTGGTGGCGGACGCGTGA
- the rapZ gene encoding RNase adapter RapZ encodes MKSLQAAPGPRPPATDDIEFLIVTGLSGAGKSQATHALEDLGFFCVDNLPPALVTKFAEIVRESQGRIRRVALVMDVRGGEFFNSLDAALQALAGMGIRAQILFLDASDEVLVRRFEETRRKHPLGGSVLDGIRSERRRLQPLKERAHKVIDTSALTARELREELAEAFVRTNAQRTLTVGVTSFGYKYGIPIDADLVFDVRFLPNPHYVETLRALPGSSPEVREYVLRSDDTREFQRRLHDMLGYLLPRYTAEGKSHLTIAIGCTGGKHRSVVISEDLARFIRTLGYTVRLKHRDVRKE; translated from the coding sequence GTGAAGTCGCTGCAGGCCGCGCCCGGTCCCAGGCCGCCGGCGACGGACGACATCGAGTTCCTGATCGTCACCGGTCTGAGCGGCGCCGGCAAGTCCCAGGCCACGCACGCGCTCGAGGACCTCGGCTTTTTCTGCGTCGACAACCTGCCCCCGGCGCTCGTGACGAAATTCGCGGAAATCGTCCGCGAGTCGCAGGGGCGCATCCGGCGGGTCGCGCTCGTGATGGACGTCCGGGGCGGCGAGTTCTTCAACTCGCTCGACGCGGCGCTCCAGGCGCTCGCCGGCATGGGCATCCGGGCGCAGATCCTGTTCCTCGACGCCTCCGACGAGGTGCTGGTGCGGCGGTTCGAGGAGACGCGGCGCAAGCATCCGCTCGGCGGCAGCGTCCTCGACGGGATCCGCAGCGAGCGGCGCCGCCTGCAGCCGCTGAAGGAACGAGCGCACAAGGTGATCGATACGAGTGCGCTCACGGCGCGCGAGCTGCGCGAGGAACTGGCGGAAGCGTTCGTGCGGACCAACGCCCAGCGGACCCTGACCGTCGGCGTCACGTCGTTCGGGTACAAGTACGGCATCCCGATCGACGCCGATCTGGTCTTCGACGTGCGCTTCCTGCCGAACCCGCACTACGTCGAGACGCTGCGCGCGCTGCCCGGCAGCAGCCCTGAGGTGCGGGAGTACGTGCTGCGCTCCGACGACACGCGCGAGTTCCAGCGGCGCCTCCACGACATGCTCGGCTACCTCCTGCCGCGGTACACGGCCGAGGGCAAGTCGCACCTGACGATCGCGATCGGGTGCACGGGCGGAAAACATCGGTCGGTCGTCATCAGCGAGGACCTGGCGCGGTTCATCCGCACGCTCGGCTACACGGTGCGCCTGAAGCACCGCGACGTGCGGAAAGAATGA
- a CDS encoding gluconeogenesis factor YvcK family protein: protein MSPDSAGRPGPDSAGRPGPDSAGRPGLNGEGTPAERLPRGRPSQAGSEAAARVRSAVRHWIRWLEPGLGVKRWILLIAVGVLLVSTGVALIVDVKLLGVLELAIIRAVDVAYAVTGHVLSPVMGGFALLLAGLAMIAYGLQATIRSIVDVFLPRGDPRLVELLVQQRALQRGPKIVALGGGTGLGTLLRGLKRVSTNITAVVTVFDDGGSSGRLRREQGILPPGDIRNCLVALAEAEPLMTQLFEYRFKGGDLDGHSFGNLFIASMSQVAGDLETAVKESGKVLAIRGRVLPTTLHDVTLCAEFEDGSIVEGESAITKAGRTVRRVYLKPASVPPLADVLEAIADADMIVIGPGSLYTSLLPNLLVEGVVQAIRRSPALKVYVCNVMTQHGETRGFKASEHVRVLLDEGGRGLFDHVVVNTRRPRSPELLARYAQEQAEPVEADAAAVEALGCRCVAEDLLAEDGLVRHDARKVTAVLLRLLSTVSPELRRTVASL, encoded by the coding sequence ATGAGTCCCGACTCCGCGGGACGGCCCGGCCCCGACTCCGCGGGGCGGCCCGGCCCCGACTCCGCGGGGCGGCCCGGCCTCAACGGGGAGGGAACCCCGGCGGAGCGCCTCCCGCGGGGCCGTCCCTCGCAGGCGGGAAGCGAGGCGGCCGCGCGCGTGCGCAGCGCGGTCCGCCACTGGATCCGCTGGCTCGAGCCCGGCCTCGGCGTCAAGCGCTGGATTCTCTTGATCGCCGTCGGCGTGCTGCTGGTCAGCACCGGCGTGGCGCTGATCGTCGACGTCAAGCTGCTCGGCGTCCTGGAGCTGGCCATCATCCGCGCGGTCGACGTCGCGTACGCCGTGACCGGACACGTGCTGTCGCCGGTGATGGGGGGTTTCGCGCTGCTCCTGGCCGGCCTGGCCATGATCGCGTACGGGCTGCAGGCCACGATCCGCTCGATCGTGGATGTCTTCCTGCCGCGGGGAGATCCGCGCCTCGTCGAGCTGCTCGTCCAACAGCGCGCGCTGCAGCGGGGGCCCAAGATCGTGGCGCTCGGCGGCGGGACCGGTCTCGGCACGCTGCTGCGCGGTCTCAAAAGAGTCTCGACGAACATCACGGCGGTGGTGACCGTCTTCGACGACGGCGGCTCCTCCGGCCGGCTGCGCCGCGAGCAGGGCATCCTGCCGCCCGGCGACATCCGGAACTGCCTCGTGGCCCTGGCCGAGGCGGAGCCGCTGATGACGCAGCTCTTCGAGTACCGCTTCAAGGGCGGCGATCTCGACGGCCACAGCTTCGGCAACCTGTTCATCGCCAGCATGTCGCAGGTGGCCGGCGACCTCGAGACCGCGGTCAAAGAGAGCGGCAAGGTGCTGGCCATCCGCGGGCGGGTGCTGCCGACGACGCTTCACGACGTCACGCTCTGCGCCGAGTTCGAAGACGGGAGCATCGTCGAAGGGGAGTCGGCGATCACGAAGGCCGGGCGGACGGTCCGCCGGGTCTACCTCAAGCCGGCGTCGGTGCCGCCGCTCGCGGATGTGCTCGAGGCGATCGCCGACGCCGACATGATCGTGATCGGGCCCGGCAGCCTCTACACGAGCCTGCTGCCCAACCTCCTCGTGGAAGGCGTGGTCCAGGCGATCCGGCGCTCGCCGGCGCTCAAGGTGTACGTCTGCAACGTGATGACGCAGCATGGAGAGACCCGCGGCTTCAAAGCCTCCGAGCACGTCCGCGTGCTGCTGGACGAGGGAGGCCGGGGCCTCTTCGACCACGTCGTCGTCAACACGCGGCGGCCGCGCAGTCCCGAGCTGCTCGCGCGGTACGCGCAGGAACAGGCCGAGCCGGTGGAGGCCGACGCCGCGGCGGTCGAAGCGCTCGGCTGCCGCTGCGTGGCGGAAGACCTGCTGGCCGAGGACGGGCTGGTCCGGCACGACGCGCGCAAGGTCACCGCGGTGCTGCTGCGCCTGTTGTCCACCGTGTCGCCCGAGCTGCGCCGCACGGTCGCGTCGCTGTAA
- a CDS encoding NADH-quinone oxidoreductase subunit A translates to MVSLPLLIIWLISPRSDYPQKFETYESGVPTIGQAWSQFHVRYYLFSLVFVVFDVEIIYLYPWAVVARSLGAAAFWEMLVFLVILVLGLAYAWRRGALEWT, encoded by the coding sequence ATGGTCTCGCTCCCTCTCCTGATCATCTGGCTGATCTCACCGCGCAGCGACTATCCGCAGAAGTTCGAGACCTATGAGTCCGGCGTGCCGACGATCGGGCAGGCCTGGTCGCAGTTTCACGTGCGGTACTACCTGTTCTCGCTCGTCTTCGTCGTCTTCGACGTCGAGATCATCTACCTGTATCCGTGGGCCGTCGTGGCGCGCAGCCTCGGCGCCGCCGCGTTTTGGGAGATGCTGGTGTTCCTCGTGATCCTGGTGCTCGGGCTCGCCTACGCGTGGCGCCGCGGCGCCCTGGAGTGGACGTAG
- the nuoH gene encoding NADH-quinone oxidoreductase subunit NuoH, producing MGWIWDVLRAIVGTIIIFSAVAFIAVMFGVLLERKISAWMQSRLGPKHVGPQGLLQTVADTIKLLQKENIVPSRADRLIFASAVIVVPLAALLDYVVIPFGTTRSGPLIFRDLNIGVLYFAATSSLVVVGILMAGWGSNNKYALLGGMRSAAQMVTYEIPIGLALVTVALMAGSLSTVTIVNGQARLWYIVTQPVAFLIFLVAATAEVNRVPFDLVEAESELVAGYFSEYSGMRFALFQLGEYGEMFAMAAMAVTLFLGGWRGPVLPPVLWFVIKLYALIFVFMWVRWTYPRFRIDQMLNFSWKILIPVSVLNLVVTAFFAVVVHR from the coding sequence ATGGGCTGGATCTGGGACGTCCTCCGCGCAATCGTCGGCACGATCATCATCTTCTCCGCGGTCGCGTTCATCGCGGTGATGTTCGGCGTGCTGCTCGAGCGCAAGATCAGCGCGTGGATGCAGAGCCGCCTCGGGCCCAAACACGTCGGCCCGCAGGGCCTGCTCCAGACGGTGGCCGACACGATCAAACTCCTCCAGAAGGAGAACATCGTCCCGAGCCGCGCCGACCGGCTGATCTTCGCCAGCGCCGTCATCGTCGTGCCGCTCGCGGCACTCCTGGACTACGTGGTCATCCCGTTCGGCACGACGCGCTCCGGCCCGCTGATCTTCCGCGACCTCAACATCGGCGTGCTGTACTTCGCGGCCACTTCGTCCCTCGTCGTGGTCGGCATCCTCATGGCGGGGTGGGGATCCAACAACAAATACGCGCTGCTCGGGGGGATGCGTTCCGCGGCGCAGATGGTCACATACGAGATCCCGATCGGGCTGGCGCTCGTCACGGTTGCGCTGATGGCGGGGTCGCTGTCCACCGTGACGATCGTCAACGGGCAGGCGCGGCTGTGGTACATCGTGACGCAGCCGGTGGCGTTTCTGATCTTCCTCGTCGCGGCGACGGCCGAGGTCAACCGGGTGCCGTTCGACCTGGTCGAGGCGGAGAGCGAACTGGTCGCCGGCTACTTCTCCGAATACAGCGGCATGCGCTTCGCGCTCTTCCAGCTGGGGGAATACGGCGAGATGTTTGCGATGGCGGCGATGGCCGTGACGCTGTTCCTCGGCGGCTGGCGCGGGCCGGTGCTGCCGCCGGTGCTGTGGTTCGTGATCAAGCTGTACGCGCTGATCTTCGTCTTCATGTGGGTGCGGTGGACGTACCCGCGCTTCCGGATCGATCAGATGCTCAACTTCTCGTGGAAGATCCTGATCCCGGTGTCCGTCCTGAACCTCGTCGTGACGGCGTTCTTCGCGGTGGTAGTCCACCGGTGA
- a CDS encoding NADH-quinone oxidoreductase subunit J, translating into MSGEAIAFYVLAAVTLGSGLVVVTSKNMVHSAAALVPAFLGATGLYILLNAEFVAGIQVLIYAGAITVLILFAIMLTEGGTGLGSRQRNEQAVVGTAVAAAMAALLIVVATRTGWTAGSGTLPPYTPGAIGQSFLRQNILVFEGTSVVLLISLMGAILIARRED; encoded by the coding sequence GTGAGCGGCGAGGCGATCGCCTTCTACGTGCTCGCGGCCGTCACGCTCGGTTCAGGCCTGGTCGTCGTCACGAGCAAGAACATGGTCCACAGCGCGGCGGCGCTCGTGCCGGCGTTCCTCGGCGCCACGGGCCTGTACATTCTATTGAACGCGGAGTTCGTGGCCGGCATCCAGGTGCTGATCTACGCCGGCGCCATCACCGTGCTGATTCTGTTCGCGATCATGCTGACCGAAGGCGGCACCGGCCTCGGCAGCCGCCAGCGCAACGAGCAGGCGGTCGTGGGCACGGCGGTCGCGGCGGCCATGGCCGCGCTGCTCATCGTCGTCGCCACCCGCACCGGGTGGACCGCGGGCAGCGGCACGCTGCCGCCGTACACGCCGGGGGCGATCGGCCAGAGCTTCCTTCGTCAGAACATCCTGGTGTTCGAAGGCACCTCGGTCGTGCTGCTGATCTCCCTCATGGGCGCGATCCTGATCGCGCGGCGGGAAGACTGA
- the nuoK gene encoding NADH-quinone oxidoreductase subunit NuoK, which yields MPGLTHYLVVSALLFALGIFAVVTRRNAVAILMGVELMLNAANINLVAFNKYVAPGAMQGQIFALIVITLAACEAAVGLALVLAAYRTLETVYLDEINVMKW from the coding sequence ATGCCGGGTCTGACCCATTACCTCGTGGTGAGCGCGCTCCTGTTCGCGCTGGGGATCTTCGCGGTCGTGACGCGCCGGAACGCCGTCGCCATCCTGATGGGCGTCGAGTTGATGCTCAACGCCGCCAACATCAACCTGGTCGCGTTCAACAAGTACGTCGCGCCGGGCGCGATGCAGGGACAGATCTTCGCGCTCATCGTGATCACCCTCGCCGCGTGCGAGGCCGCGGTGGGGCTCGCGCTCGTGCTGGCCGCCTACCGGACCCTCGAGACGGTGTACCTCGACGAGATCAATGTGATGAAGTGGTGA
- the nuoL gene encoding NADH-quinone oxidoreductase subunit L, with product MTQIAWIIPLLPLAAFALITAAGPRLPGRGAYVSIAGIVLAGLGGLVVLGEVIGGARADVTYTWAVLGTKPITVGFVVDPLSAIMLAMVGVVASLITIYSVGYMAGDPRYPRFFAYLSLFQFSMLFLVLADNFLFIYAGWELVGLCSYLLIGFWFERPAAARAALKAFITTRVGDFSMMIGILIIFLYTGSLRFDEAFRSIQGGALAGPLLTAAAVLVFGGAVGKSAQVPLHVWLPDAMEGPTPVSALIHAATMVAAGVYLVARTYPLFLLSPNHAALTVVAYIGGITALIAATMGVVEDDIKRVLAYSTISQLGYMMLGLGVLGYTAGMFHLITHAFFKALLFLGAGSVIHGVATNNIKQMGGLAQAMPWTAWTFIAATLALTGIPPFAGFFSKDQVLAAAFAHDRALWALGAAGAFLTSLYMGRLIWYTFAGTYRGGDPQAPAHGSAGHGGPHESPAVMVVPLVILAIFTVFLGWVGAESLGNPFERFIHFPGVEPVPPSFGLLLLSIAIAVAGWAAAAVIYVWRIVPSESLRQAMPWAYTLLVRRYFVDDIYAWVFLGLGGFVMRLAGLFDRYVIDGLVNLTGWLARHVGLGLRYIQTGREETYLLLVFLGVVVIVVVRLVW from the coding sequence GTGACGCAGATCGCGTGGATCATCCCGCTGCTGCCGCTGGCGGCGTTCGCGCTCATCACGGCGGCGGGCCCGCGCCTGCCGGGCCGCGGCGCCTACGTGTCGATCGCCGGCATCGTGCTCGCCGGGCTGGGCGGTCTCGTCGTGCTGGGCGAGGTGATCGGCGGCGCCCGCGCCGACGTCACCTACACCTGGGCGGTGCTCGGGACCAAACCGATCACCGTCGGGTTCGTCGTCGATCCGCTGAGCGCGATCATGCTCGCGATGGTCGGCGTCGTCGCCTCCCTGATCACGATCTACTCCGTCGGCTACATGGCCGGCGACCCGCGCTACCCGCGGTTCTTCGCCTACCTGTCGCTGTTCCAGTTCTCGATGCTGTTCCTGGTCCTCGCCGACAACTTCCTGTTCATCTACGCGGGGTGGGAGCTCGTCGGTCTCTGCTCGTACCTGCTGATCGGCTTCTGGTTCGAGCGGCCGGCCGCGGCGCGCGCCGCGCTCAAGGCGTTCATTACGACGCGCGTCGGCGACTTTTCGATGATGATCGGCATCCTGATCATCTTCCTGTACACGGGCTCGCTGCGGTTCGACGAGGCCTTCCGGAGCATCCAGGGGGGTGCGCTCGCCGGGCCGCTCCTGACCGCCGCCGCGGTGCTCGTCTTCGGCGGGGCGGTCGGCAAGTCGGCGCAGGTGCCGCTGCACGTCTGGCTGCCCGACGCGATGGAGGGCCCCACGCCGGTCAGCGCGCTGATCCACGCCGCGACGATGGTCGCCGCCGGCGTGTACCTCGTGGCCCGCACGTACCCGCTCTTCCTCCTGTCGCCGAACCACGCCGCGCTCACGGTCGTCGCCTACATCGGCGGCATCACCGCGCTCATCGCCGCGACGATGGGGGTGGTGGAGGACGACATCAAGCGGGTGCTGGCGTACTCGACGATCAGCCAGCTGGGCTACATGATGCTCGGCCTCGGCGTCCTCGGCTACACCGCGGGGATGTTCCACCTGATCACGCACGCGTTCTTCAAGGCGCTCCTGTTCCTCGGCGCCGGCAGCGTGATCCACGGCGTCGCGACCAACAACATCAAGCAGATGGGCGGGCTGGCCCAAGCGATGCCGTGGACGGCCTGGACCTTCATCGCGGCGACGCTCGCCCTCACCGGGATCCCGCCGTTCGCGGGGTTCTTCAGCAAGGACCAGGTGCTTGCCGCGGCGTTCGCGCACGACCGCGCCCTGTGGGCGCTCGGCGCCGCCGGCGCGTTCCTCACGTCCCTCTACATGGGGCGGCTCATCTGGTACACGTTCGCTGGGACGTACCGCGGCGGCGATCCGCAGGCGCCGGCCCACGGCTCGGCCGGGCACGGCGGGCCGCACGAGAGCCCCGCGGTGATGGTGGTGCCGCTCGTGATCCTCGCGATCTTCACGGTGTTTCTCGGCTGGGTGGGCGCGGAGTCGCTCGGCAACCCGTTCGAGAGGTTCATCCACTTCCCGGGCGTGGAGCCGGTCCCGCCGAGCTTCGGCCTGCTTCTCCTCTCGATCGCGATCGCCGTCGCCGGCTGGGCCGCCGCGGCCGTCATCTACGTCTGGCGGATCGTGCCGTCGGAGTCGCTGCGGCAGGCGATGCCCTGGGCGTACACCCTCCTCGTGCGACGCTACTTCGTCGACGACATCTACGCCTGGGTGTTCCTCGGGCTGGGCGGCTTCGTGATGCGGCTCGCCGGACTGTTCGACCGGTACGTCATCGACGGGCTCGTCAACCTGACCGGCTGGCTGGCGCGCCATGTCGGGCTCGGCCTGCGGTACATCCAGACCGGCCGTGAGGAGACGTACCTGCTGCTCGTGTTCCTCGGCGTCGTCGTCATCGTCGTCGTGAGGCTGGTCTGGTGA
- a CDS encoding NADH-quinone oxidoreductase subunit M: protein MSGLLSLVLWIPLAGAAVLLALPRGQVRTIRVVALVTTVADFLASVWAAGAFDWPHAGTLQLTEQVGWIPSLGATYHLAVDGLSLPLVVLTTLLTVLCVIYSWRVDLRPKEYMILFLLLETGMLGVFLALDFFLFYVFWEVSLIPMYFIIGIWGGPRRAYAAIKFFLYTLVGSLAMLLGILIVYFHSSPRTFDMVALFQQKPLAGDLHLATLAFWGFFLGFAIKVPMFPFHTWLPDAHVEAPTAGSVLLAAILLKLGTYGFVRIVLPLLPAAFHALAGLVAVLAVIAAVYGALVAMAQTDLKKLVAYSSVNHMGYVMLGVAAAAAAEGQPALRNAAAIALNGATMQMLAHGVVTGALFFLVGVIYDYRAHTRGVNDFGGLWARLPVYTGLTMLAMLASLGLPGLIGFVAEFPIFLGAYQIYPALTVVALTGVVITVAFFLWTIYRIFWGPLNSRWAGLPDLDGREAWTLAPLAALMIAVGVYPAPVMNAINAAMLGILNLVR from the coding sequence GTGAGCGGTCTGCTGAGCCTCGTCCTCTGGATCCCGCTGGCGGGGGCGGCCGTGCTGCTGGCGCTGCCCCGCGGGCAGGTCCGCACGATCCGGGTCGTGGCGCTCGTCACGACGGTCGCCGATTTTCTCGCGTCCGTGTGGGCGGCCGGCGCCTTCGACTGGCCTCACGCGGGCACGCTGCAGCTCACGGAGCAGGTCGGCTGGATCCCGTCGCTGGGCGCGACCTACCATCTCGCGGTCGACGGCCTGAGCCTTCCGCTCGTCGTGCTGACGACGCTGCTCACGGTGCTCTGCGTGATCTACTCGTGGCGCGTAGACCTCCGGCCGAAAGAGTACATGATTCTGTTCCTGCTGCTCGAGACCGGCATGCTCGGCGTCTTCCTGGCGCTCGATTTCTTCCTGTTCTACGTGTTCTGGGAGGTCAGCCTCATTCCGATGTACTTCATCATCGGCATCTGGGGCGGACCCCGGCGGGCCTACGCGGCGATCAAGTTCTTCCTGTACACGCTGGTCGGCTCGCTCGCGATGCTGCTGGGAATCCTGATCGTGTACTTCCACTCCTCGCCGCGCACGTTCGACATGGTGGCGCTGTTCCAGCAAAAGCCGCTGGCCGGGGACCTGCACCTGGCGACCCTGGCGTTCTGGGGCTTCTTCCTCGGCTTCGCGATCAAGGTGCCGATGTTCCCCTTCCACACCTGGCTCCCGGACGCGCACGTCGAGGCGCCGACAGCCGGCAGCGTCCTCCTGGCCGCGATTCTCCTGAAGCTCGGGACCTACGGGTTCGTCCGCATCGTGCTGCCGCTGCTGCCCGCCGCGTTCCACGCGCTGGCCGGCCTGGTCGCCGTGCTCGCGGTGATCGCGGCGGTGTACGGCGCGCTCGTCGCGATGGCGCAGACGGACCTCAAGAAGCTCGTCGCATACTCGAGCGTGAACCACATGGGCTACGTGATGCTCGGCGTCGCCGCCGCGGCGGCGGCGGAGGGGCAGCCGGCCCTGCGAAACGCCGCGGCCATCGCCCTGAACGGCGCGACGATGCAGATGCTGGCCCACGGCGTGGTCACGGGCGCGCTCTTCTTCCTCGTCGGCGTGATCTACGATTACCGGGCGCACACCCGCGGCGTGAACGACTTCGGCGGCCTGTGGGCGCGGCTGCCGGTCTACACGGGCCTGACGATGCTGGCGATGCTGGCGTCGCTCGGCCTGCCCGGCCTGATCGGGTTCGTGGCGGAGTTTCCGATCTTTCTCGGCGCCTACCAGATCTATCCGGCGCTGACGGTCGTCGCGCTGACCGGCGTCGTGATCACGGTGGCGTTCTTCCTCTGGACGATCTACCGGATCTTCTGGGGCCCGCTCAACAGCCGCTGGGCCGGCCTGCCCGATCTCGACGGCCGCGAGGCCTGGACGCTCGCGCCGCTCGCCGCGCTCATGATCGCGGTCGGCGTCTACCCAGCGCCGGTCATGAACGCGATCAACGCGGCGATGCTCGGGATTCTCAACCTGGTCCGATGA
- a CDS encoding NADH-quinone oxidoreductase subunit N: MTGVDLRPLLPEMVIGLLALGLLVLDLVVAPEDRRLIGWTAIAGLIIALVPSAVLIGGSRSLAVFNTYAVDPFAGFFKVVAIVSAILVIAAAMEFFRDHPTVHEGDIYVLIVFMVLGLAAMAAAADLIVLFLAIEWVSLISYVLAGSLKADRKSSEAGVKYFFYGAAASAVMLYGFTYLYGAAGTTNIYELGARLGTAQPGFLIVAVVLILAGFGFKISAVPFHQWTPDVYEGAPTPIVAFLSVASKAAGFAALVRMLYVALPPGAWVAIVAALAVLSMTLGNLLALSQTNIKRMLAYSAIAHAGYMLIGVVAVSASPGVLASGQSALLFYLSGYVFTNIGAFTVAIAVSRASGSDAIAGYAGLSQRSPFAATAMGAFMLALTGIPPTALFWGKVFLFGAAIQNGFLWLAVVGILNSVVSLYYYVGVIRAMWQMPPAGEPSAEPGAAGRPAGEPVAAPIETPLLRGVLAVTTAGALLPGFFPDVLIRLAQAASLLLKL, translated from the coding sequence ATGACGGGCGTGGACCTGCGGCCGCTGCTGCCGGAAATGGTGATCGGGCTGCTCGCCCTCGGCCTGCTCGTGCTCGACCTCGTGGTCGCGCCGGAGGACCGGCGGCTCATCGGCTGGACCGCGATCGCCGGGCTCATCATCGCGCTTGTCCCGTCCGCCGTGCTGATCGGCGGGTCGCGGTCTCTCGCGGTCTTCAACACCTACGCCGTGGATCCGTTCGCCGGCTTCTTCAAAGTCGTGGCGATCGTGAGCGCGATCCTGGTCATCGCCGCGGCGATGGAATTCTTCCGCGACCACCCGACCGTCCACGAAGGCGATATCTACGTCCTGATCGTGTTCATGGTCCTCGGGCTCGCCGCGATGGCCGCGGCGGCCGACCTGATCGTGCTGTTCCTCGCGATCGAGTGGGTGTCGCTCATCTCGTATGTGCTCGCGGGCTCGCTCAAGGCCGACCGGAAAAGCAGCGAGGCCGGCGTGAAGTATTTCTTCTACGGCGCGGCGGCCTCCGCGGTCATGCTGTACGGCTTCACGTACCTGTACGGCGCGGCCGGGACGACGAACATCTACGAGCTCGGCGCGCGCCTCGGGACCGCGCAGCCCGGGTTCCTGATCGTCGCCGTCGTGCTCATCCTCGCCGGCTTCGGGTTCAAGATCTCGGCCGTGCCGTTTCACCAGTGGACGCCGGACGTCTACGAGGGCGCGCCGACGCCGATCGTCGCGTTCCTGTCGGTGGCCAGCAAGGCCGCGGGCTTCGCGGCGCTCGTGCGGATGCTGTACGTCGCGCTGCCGCCCGGCGCCTGGGTCGCGATCGTCGCGGCGCTGGCGGTGCTGTCGATGACGCTCGGCAATCTGCTCGCGCTCTCGCAGACAAACATCAAGCGCATGCTGGCGTACAGTGCGATCGCCCACGCCGGCTACATGCTGATCGGCGTCGTGGCGGTGTCGGCCTCGCCGGGCGTGCTCGCGTCGGGACAGTCGGCGCTGCTCTTCTACCTGTCGGGCTATGTCTTTACGAACATCGGGGCCTTTACCGTGGCGATCGCCGTGTCGCGGGCGAGCGGCTCCGACGCGATCGCCGGGTACGCCGGGCTGAGCCAGCGCTCGCCGTTCGCCGCGACCGCGATGGGCGCGTTCATGCTGGCGCTCACCGGCATCCCGCCGACGGCGTTGTTCTGGGGCAAGGTGTTTCTGTTCGGCGCCGCGATCCAGAACGGGTTCCTCTGGCTCGCCGTCGTCGGCATCCTGAACAGCGTCGTGTCGCTGTACTACTACGTGGGCGTCATCCGCGCCATGTGGCAAATGCCGCCGGCCGGCGAGCCGTCCGCGGAGCCCGGTGCAGCCGGGCGGCCGGCCGGAGAGCCGGTCGCCGCGCCGATCGAGACGCCGCTGCTGCGGGGCGTGCTCGCCGTGACGACCGCCGGCGCCTTGCTCCCGGGCTTCTTCCCCGACGTGCTGATCCGTCTGGCCCAGGCGGCTTCGCTGCTGCTGAAGCTGTAG